In the Eptesicus fuscus isolate TK198812 chromosome 12, DD_ASM_mEF_20220401, whole genome shotgun sequence genome, one interval contains:
- the MBD1 gene encoding methyl-CpG-binding domain protein 1 isoform X10 — protein sequence MAEEWLDCPALGPGWKRREVFRKSGATCGRSDTYYQSPTGDRIRSKVELIRYLGPSCDLTLFDFKQGILCYPAPKAQNLALPGRKRKKPSKPVKARKCQVGPKRVEVRKEAPGAKTKADADTAPASLPAPGHCENCGISFSGDGTGRQRLKTLCKDCRAQRIAFNREQRMFKRVGCGECAACRVTEDCGACSTCLLQLPHDVASGLFCKCERRRCLRIVEKSRGCGVCRGCQTREDCGRCRVCLRPPRPGLRRQWRCIQRRCLRHLAHRLRRHHQRCQRRPPLAVAPPAGKRSRRRGGCDSKMAARRRSRTQPLPPLPPPQPPESPELHPRALGPSSPAEFIYYCVDEDELQPYTNRRQNRKCGACAACLRRMDCGHCDFCFDKPKFGGSNQKRQKCRWRQCLQFAMKRLLPSVWAGSEDGAASPPPIPRRKRPGSTRRPRVGHTLKTPSGTPTVRTSQAQTPVKQEAGNGFVLPPPGTDLVFLREGASSPVQPCSGKLGPSLLQSSFTQGAQCPGLSWVVVLPQVKQEKVDAQEDWTPGRAILTSPVLLRGCPSKAVDSGLPLVKQEPPDSEEEKEKSKDDSASDSAPEEEAGGAGTPVAT from the exons ATGGCTGAGGAGTGGCTGgactgcccagccctgggccccggcTGGAAGCGTCGTGAGGTTTTTCGAAAGTCAGGCGCCACCTGCGGACGCTCAGACACCTATTACCAGAG ccccacaggaGACAGGATCCGAAGCAAAGTTGAGCTGATCCGATACCTGGGCCCTTCGTGCGACCTCACCCTCTTCGACTTCAAACAAGGCATCCTGTGCTATCCAGCCCCCAAG GCCCAAAACTTGGCTCTCCCCGGAAGGAAGCGGAAGAAGCCTTCGAAGCCAGTTAAAGCTCGAAAATGTCAGGTTGGACCCAAGAGGGTTGAGGTTAGAAAGGAGGCCCCAGGGGCTAAAACCAAGGCTGATGCTGACACAGCCCCAGCTTCGCTCCCTGCACCTGG GCACTGTGAGAACTGTGGAATCAGCTTCTCAGGGGATGGTACCGGAAGGCAGCGGCTCAAGACATTGTGCAAGGACTGCAGAG cacaGAGAATTGCTTTCAACCGGGAGCAGAGGATGTTTAAG CGTGTGGGCTGTGGAGAGTGTGCAGCCTGTCGGGTAACCGAGGACTGCGGGGCCTGCTCCACCTGCCTTCTGCAGCTGCCCCATGATGTGGCCTCAGGGCTATTCTGCAAGTGTGAGCGGAGACGGTGCCTCAGGATTGTGGAAAAG AGCCGAGGGTGTGGAGTGTGCCGGGGCTGTCAGACCCGAGAGGACTGTGGCCGTTGCCGAGTCTGCCTTCGCCCTCCCCGCCCTGGTCTCAGGCGCCAGTGGAGGTGCATCCAGCGGCGCTGCCTACGA catctTGCCCATCGCCTGCGTCGCCACCATCAGCGATGTCAACGACGCCCTCCCCTAGCTGTGGCTCCCCCTGCT GGTAAGCGTAGCCGCCGCAGGGGAGGCTGTGACTCCAAGATGGCTGCCCGTCGGCGTTCCAGAACCCAGCCACTACCTCCACTTCCCCCACCTcagcctccagagtccccagagCTG CACCCCAGAGCCCTGGGCCCCTCATCACCTGCTGAGTTCATCTATTACTGTGTAGACGAGGACGAGCTA caACCTTACACAAACCGCCGGCAGAACCGAAAGTGCGGGGCCTGTGCAGCCTGCCTGCGGCGGATGGACTGTGGCCACTGTGACTTCTGCTTCGACAAGCCCAAGTTCGGGGGCAGTAACCAGAAGCGCCAGAAGTGTCGTTGGCGCCAGTGCCTGCAGTTTGCCATG AAGCGCCTGCTGCCAAGTGTCTGGGCAGGGTCTGAGGATGGGGCAGCGTCACCCCCACCTATCCCTCGTCGAAAGAGGCCAGGATCTACTCGACGGCCCCGTGTAGGCCACACCTTGAAGACCCCCTCGGGCACGCCCACAGTCCGAACCAGCCAAGCCCAGACTCCAGTGAAGCAGGAAGCAGGCAATGGCTTTGTGCTGCCCCCGCCTGGCACTGACCTGGTGTTCTTACGGGAGGGTGCAAGCAGTCCTGTGCAG CCTTGTTCCGGGAAGCTGGGACCAAGTCTGCTGCAATCCTCCTTCACACAGGGGGCCCAGTGCCCTGGCCTGAGTTGGGTTGTGGTCTTACCCCAGGTGAAGCAAGAGAAGGTGGATGCTCAGGAAGACTGGACACCAGGCAGAGCCATCCTGACTTCTCCCGTATTGCTGCGTGGCTGCCCCAGCAAG GCAGTAGACTCGGGCCTGCCACTTGTGAAGCAAGAGCCCCCTGACtctgaggaggaaaaagagaagagcaAGGATGACTCAGCCTCTGATTCGGccccagaggaggaggcaggaggggctggcacGCCAGTG